A part of Lacibacter sp. H407 genomic DNA contains:
- a CDS encoding LysE family translocator yields MTEAIIKGLALGLLLAISMGPVIFSIIKQSISNGHKGGLSFVFGVAASDLTLVLISNVFTELFNRLLKFEKVIGMGGSILLIGIGVYFLFFKKMQASDLGDGIEMKRSAGDYVRIFFAGYFMNTLNPTVIAFWFTWATAFITMPVTERIATFAACLAVVLIADLLKVFLANRLRSRLTLKMITLINKISGTILIVFGFILIIGILFYKNNG; encoded by the coding sequence ATGACTGAAGCAATCATCAAAGGTTTGGCATTGGGTTTATTACTGGCCATCAGTATGGGTCCGGTAATTTTTTCCATTATTAAACAAAGCATCAGTAATGGGCATAAAGGTGGATTAAGCTTTGTATTTGGTGTAGCGGCAAGTGATCTTACGCTCGTTCTCATAAGCAATGTATTTACTGAATTGTTTAACCGCCTGCTCAAATTTGAAAAAGTGATCGGGATGGGTGGCAGCATTTTGCTGATCGGTATTGGCGTTTACTTTCTCTTCTTTAAAAAAATGCAGGCCAGTGATCTGGGCGATGGTATTGAAATGAAACGGAGTGCCGGTGATTATGTCCGCATTTTTTTCGCCGGTTATTTCATGAACACCCTTAACCCAACTGTGATCGCATTTTGGTTTACATGGGCCACAGCGTTTATTACTATGCCGGTTACCGAACGCATTGCTACCTTTGCGGCATGTTTAGCTGTTGTGTTAATCGCTGATCTGTTGAAAGTATTTTTGGCAAATCGTTTGCGAAGCAGACTTACCTTAAAAATGATCACCCTGATCAATAAAATATCCGGAACAATTTTAATTGTGTTTGGTTTTATACTGATCATCGGGATATTGTTTTATAAAAACAATGGCTAA
- the mtgA gene encoding monofunctional biosynthetic peptidoglycan transglycosylase: MYIAAMAAKKSNTGTTTFFQRTLRFLKRLFIILFIAQFVYIILLKWIDPPITITQLVSVLKGEGLKRDYINIEQMSSHARLAVIAEEDQLFPDHAGFDWKLIEKALDHNEKKPTRIRGASTISQQTAKNVFLWQDRSWFRKGLEMYFTKMIEWIWGKKRILEVYLNVVEMGKGVYGIEAAAKQYYKKSAKQLTRVEAAQIAASLRNPKKYTVKPLTQQVAVRSQWVLRQMNNLEGDADIQLLIKDAVQPKKEQKKKRSAK; encoded by the coding sequence ATGTATATTGCAGCAATGGCGGCAAAAAAATCCAATACCGGTACAACAACTTTTTTCCAACGTACGCTTCGTTTCCTGAAGCGTTTATTCATCATTTTGTTTATTGCACAGTTTGTTTATATCATCCTTTTAAAATGGATCGATCCTCCAATAACGATCACCCAGCTTGTAAGCGTACTAAAAGGTGAAGGATTAAAACGTGACTATATCAACATCGAACAGATGAGTAGTCATGCACGGCTTGCAGTAATTGCTGAAGAAGATCAGTTGTTCCCCGATCATGCGGGCTTTGACTGGAAGCTGATTGAAAAGGCACTGGATCATAACGAAAAAAAACCTACACGTATCCGTGGTGCATCTACCATTTCACAGCAAACAGCGAAGAACGTTTTTTTATGGCAGGACCGCAGTTGGTTCCGTAAGGGGTTGGAAATGTACTTCACTAAAATGATCGAATGGATATGGGGCAAGAAACGGATACTGGAAGTATATCTCAACGTGGTGGAAATGGGCAAAGGCGTATATGGTATTGAAGCAGCAGCAAAGCAATATTATAAGAAGTCTGCAAAGCAACTTACACGTGTAGAAGCTGCACAAATAGCAGCTTCATTACGTAATCCAAAAAAGTACACAGTAAAACCTTTGACGCAGCAAGTTGCAGTACGTTCGCAATGGGTTTTGCGGCAAATGAATAATTTAGAAGGCGATGCAGATATTCAATTGTTGATAAAGGATGCTGTGCAACCAAAAAAAGAACAGAAGAAAAAACGATCAGCGAAGTAA